Genomic window (Flavobacteriales bacterium):
CTCGCTGCCCGATGGCGACGCCGGGATCCTCGTGACGCGCGATGGTCGCCTCGTGCTCCACGTGGATGATGAGCCGAGGCTACAGGTATTCCGCGTCGCGGATCTCTTGCGCGAACCCGCAGCGCCCACGATCGAGCTGTTGCGGATCCGCACACGGACAAGCAACACCGCCCCGGACCAAATGGCTGCTAACGGATCGGCCATGCGCATCAAGGAAGCGGACCTGCCCCTGCAGATCGAATTCGCAGCGATCGATCTCTCGCGTCCGTTCGCTTACCAATACGCCTATCGCATCCTTGGGCGCGACTCCGCATGGCATGCGCTGGGCCCGGAACGCAGCGTACAGTTCGCTTCGCTGGAAGCCGGGCAATATCAAGTGGAATTCCGCTCCCTGCGCGGAGGCCGGGCACTCGATAATGTGAAACGGATCACCTTCATCATCACGCCGCCCTGGTACCGGACGGTGCTGGCGCAGATCATGGCGGTCCTGCTTGTCATCCTGGCGGTGTTCATCCTCTTCCGCATACGGCTGCGTTCGGTAAGGAAGGAGGAGCGACGCAAGGCCGCGTTCCAGAAGCAGCTCGCCGAAGTGGAGATGCACGCCCTGCGTGCGCAGATGAACCCGCACTTCCTCTTCAACAGCCTCAACAGCATCAAGTACTATGCGATGACGAAGACACCGCGTGAGACCGCCGACTACCTCGGCACCTTCGCCATGCTCATCCGCCGCATCCTCCAGAACTCGCGCGAAGACCTGGTACCGTTGAAGGACGAACTGGAAGCGCTACGGCTCTACATCGAGATCGAATCGCTCCGGCTCGAAGACAAGTTCGATCACCGGATCCATGTAGCCGAGGACATCGACCCGGAGCAGCTCCGCCTTCCGCCCATGCTCGTGCAACCTTACGTGGAGAACGCCATCTGGCACGGCCTGATGAACAAGGAGGAACGCGGTACGCTCACCGTGGACATCAGCATGGTCAGCGAAGAGCTGCGGATCATGATCGAGGATGACGGCGTGGGCCGTGCCAAGGCCGAGGAGATCAAGAACAAGACCGCCCATCGCGAACGATCGTTCGGCATGCGCATCACCGCCGAACGGATGGAACTCGCCGCGCAGACCCTCGGCCTGGGACTCCGGTCCACGGTGGAGGACCTCGTTGATGCGAGCGGATCGCCATGCGGCACGCGTGTGGTACTTTTCATTCCCTTGATGCACGAGGACATCACCTGACACGATCCGCCATGGGCCATACCGCCATCATCGCCGACGACGAGAAGCACAGCCGCGAAACGCTGCGCATGGAACTGGAACAGCATTGCCCGGAGGTATCCATCGTGGCGTTGTGCAGTTCCGGACCGGAGGCGATCGAAGCCGTGAAGCAGCACGCGCCGGACCTCATCTTCCTGGACGTGCAGATGCCACGCATGGACGGCTTCCAAGTGCTGGAGAAGCTGGGCGACATCAAGGGCCAGGTGATCTTCGTCACGGCCTTCGATCAGTACGCCATACGCGCCTTCCGCTTCAGCGCGGTGGACTACCTCTTGAAGCCCGTGCAACCGAGCGAATTGAAACAGGCCGTGCAGCGCTCCCTGCTCCGCGGCGATATCGCCGCCGGCAAGCAGATGCGCTTGCTCATGCACAACATGGGGACCGAAGGGGCAAGGCATCCGCGCATCGCGTTGCCCACCGGTGATGGCGTCGAATTCTTCAGCGTGGAGGACATCGTGCGTTGCGAAGCGGACAGCAACTACACGCATGTGCATGTGAAGGACGGCCGCAAGCTGCTGCTCTCCCGCACGCTCAAGGACCTGGACGACATGCTCACTCCGCACGGTTTCTTCCGCTGCCACCAGTCGCACCTGATCAATCCGCTGCACCTGACGAAATACATGCGCAGCGATGGCGGCTACCTCGTGATGGGTGACGGCACCAGCGTTCCCCTGGCGAAGAGCAAACGTGATGCGTTCCATGCGAAATTCCAGGTGTGAGGGATCCGGGCAGCGGGTCGCACTAAGCCTGAGCGGCCGAATGCTCGATCAGAAGGGGCCCTTGCTTGATCATGCCCGATGGACTGTGCAGACACCGGTAGTTTCAGGCAGTCATGCAAGGGAACCCCATGCGCTGCTGGTCCTTCGTGCTCACCTTCTTGGGTTGTGCCGCGCTGATCGCGCAGGACCTTGAACAGATCGGCCAGCAAAGCCCGGTGCAGTTCAACGCGGGCGTTCAGGCGCAGTTCGGGTTCTACCATGTGGACGGCATCGATCCGCGGCGAACGCCTTATTTCTGGTCCATCAGCGGAACGCCCACCGCCACTGTCAAGGGGATCCAGCTGCCGTTCATGGTGGTGCTCAGCGACCAGCAGCGCTCCTTCCAGCAGCCGTTCAACCAGTTCGGCATGAGCCCGTACTACAAGTGGGTGAAGGTGCATCTGGGCTACCGCGATGTGTCATTCTCGAAATTCACCCTGGCGGGCTACCGGACCTTGATGGCCGGGGTGGAACTGAACCCCGGAAAATTCCGATTCGGCTTTATCTACGGGCGTTTCCGGAAGGCCGTCGCGGAGGACACGACCGCCATGTACGATCCCGCCAAATACATCAGTGATGTGCCGGTAGCGGCATACAAGCGCATGGGGTACGCGGTGAAAGTGGGCGTGGGGACGGAGGATCAGCACGTGGATCTCGTCCTGTTGCGCGCAAGTGACGATGCCGGTTCCATCCCCAAGCCGGTGAGCACCAACTTGGCACCTGCGGAAAATCTGGTGGTCGGCTTGGTGGGAAAAGTGAAATTGTCGGAAGCGCTCCGCTGGGACTTCGACCTGGCCGGCAGTGCTTTCACCCGCGATGCGCGCAGCGATGAATTGCTGGAGGATGGAGGTGTGATCACCAACGCGGTGAACAGCTTCTTCGTGCCACGCACGAGCACGCAAGGGCTGATGGCCGTGGAAACAGGACTCGCGCTCAAACGCAAGCGCGCCCGCTACAAACTGGTGTACCGCCGCGTGGACCCGGACTACAAGAGCATGGGCGCCTACTATTTCCAGACCGATGTGGAGCAGTTGACCGGAACAGTGACCAGCAGCCTCTTCATGAACCGGCTGAGCACCAACCTCACCTTGGGCTGGCAGCACAACAACCTGAAGAAGCTGCGCACCGCCACCGCCCGGCGCATCATCGGCAACCTCGGGTTGAACTACACCAGCAAGAAGGCCTTCGGATTCCTGGTCAACTACACCAACTTCGGCATCACCCAGACCCCGGTACGGCCCAGCCTGAACGATACGGCCCTGCTGGAACAGGTGAGCCAGAACCTGCTGGTCCAGCCCCGCGCGCGCTTCACGGTCGGCAACGGCGGGCATATGATCACCTATACCTTCAACTACTTCGCGCTCAGCGATCGCAGCGACAATGCGTTCAGCAATGCCCAATTGACCGGCATGCACAACGACCTGGCCTACACGCGGAACTGGAAGCGCGCACAGGCACATCTGGGCGGCGGATTGATCTTCCGCAACACGGAAAGTCTCATCGGGAAGACCATCAGCAAGGGCGTGCATCTGGAGGCCGGCCGTTCCTGGTTGAAGGAGGGGCGCCTGAGCGCGGAACTGCGCAGCAACTTCTTGGCCAATACACTGCCCGCAGGGGGCGACGGCTCCACCTGGCAGCTCAACCTCCAAGTGAAAATGCAGGCCGGCCGCCGCTTTGCCTTCACCCTCACCCTGAGCCATCAGGACAATGCAAGCGATGACCCCACGATCCCTTCATTCACCGAGGACACCGGGCTGATCGGTGTCGACATCCGCTTCTGACCATGAGAACCCGCATCCCCCTCCTGCTTGTCACCGTGTTGATCATGGGCCCGGCCAGTGCCCAGAACCAGGTGTCGGTGACTCCGATCATCACACCGCCGTACAGCGTATACCTGAACGACTACCAAGGGTCGTTGGTGGTGAACCTGACCAACACCACGAACGCGGTGCTGGACGTGAAGCTGATCGGATCGCTCACCGGGGACAATGGCTACAGCGGCCATACGAAGAGCACTTACTCCCCGTCCTCCCCGATCACCTTGGGCGCCATGGAGACCAAGGTGATCCAAGCCAATTCACAGGCACTGGCCTTCATCGACCAGAACAATTTCCAGATCAATGCCCCGCAGCAGATACAGAACGCGGTGATGCAGACGGGGATCCTGCCCGAGGGCAACTATGAGCTCTGCGTGCAGGCCCTGGATTTCAACACCAACGCACCCCTGTCGGCGGAGGCCCCGATCGGCTGCCTCTTCTTCACCATCAGCTATGCGCAGCCGCCGGTGCTCACCTTCCCTTGGTGCGATGGCACGGTGGACACCGAATGGCCCGTGTTCACCTGGAGCCCGCCGGTCGGGAACTTCAACATGGCCAATGTGCGCTATGACCTGTACGTCCTTGAGCTGCTTCCGGGGCAGAACGCCACGGCCGCCCTCTGGCTCGCGATCGACGGGGTGGCGGGCAATCCCATGGTACGCAGCGACCTGATGGTGCCGTCCTATCCGTGGCAACCGTACGATCCATCGCTGAAGACCAACACCACATACGCCGTGGGCGTGGTGGCGCGGGACATCACCAACAGCATCATGATCGAGAACAAGGGCCGGAGCGAGGTCTGCACCTTCGTTATCAAACCGCTCTCACCGGGACCGGGCATCAATACTTCCGTGGTGACCGGCAACACCACCACGGTATCGGTCTTGCCCATCGGCCCCCTCAAGGACACGCACGTCAAGGGCCGCCTGGTTTACCGCTTCAAGAACAGCAGCCGCACGGGATGTGGCGAGCCAACGGGAGCTGTGTCGATCAGCGACGTGGTCTTGAGCGCCGGGGTCGCCTACCAAGGACCGATCCAAGGACCGACCGCAGGCACATCCACAGGCGGTGGCGCGGTTCAGGCGGAATGGAACGCAGGCAACATGGTCATGGGCGCGTTCAATCTCCCCGGCGGATCATCGAATGCCAACGCGAGCAGCAGTTGGGGAACTGGTTTGACGCACGACGTGGTACCCACGGAGGTAAGCTACTTCCCGACCGAGAAATGGGTGGACCGTTTCCCGGTCGGTGCATCGGGGCACAAGCCGCTGAAGAACATCCCGATCAAACTGGTGGAGCGCGTGGTGCTGGAAGGTGTGGTGTCGCGCGATAGTAAGGGCCAAGTGGTGGGAGAGGCCGATCACGTCGTCCTCGGCGTGGATGATGTTCCCGGCGGCGGGTTCGGAGGTGTCGGGGAGGGCAACCAATGGCACATGGGTAAAGAGATCGCCACGGGCACCACCGGCCCCAACGGTGAGTTCGACCTGTTCTACCACCAGCCTTCCTATACAGGAATACCCGTGCCAGGCCAGCTCGACTATTTCATCACCTTCGACAAGTACGGCCAACCCGCGCACCAATGGAACGGCAGCACGGAGGCATCACGGGCGTACAAAGTCCTGATGATCGAGGTGATCTCACCGTACTACTGCAGCCCCGATCTGGAGATCTATGCCCAGCCGGGCGATGTGGTGGAACTGCCCGACCAAGCCTGCTACGTGCGCAGCTATGACCTGAAGGTGATCGTGACGCAGGGCGCATGCGACTACCAGATGGGCGGCTCTGGCGCACCGATGGGCAATGTGGAGGTGAGCGTATTACGTCCCACGGATCATGCACCGCAAGCCGTGCCGTCCGATGAAGGACAGCACCTTGATGGGACCGTGCCGATGCCCGGCCTCGGCGAGGTCCCCTTGGTATCACGCTGTTCCTCCAAGAGCAGCGACGGCAGTGCGCTGTTCAACAACATGGTGTTCCACGACGCCTACGCGCCGGATGAGTATCTCCTGAAATGCAGCACGGACAAGGACCGCGGGCTGTACAACTACTTCACCTGGACCGCGCCCTACCCGAAAGGACAGTCGGACGCACCTACCGTTGACGGGAACCATCGTTATCTGCGCAACAGTGGTTTCGAGGTGCCGGAGAAAGTGGTGCCCGTGACGCTGGTGCCACAGCAGCCACGCGTGATCGGCCGGGTGATGGTGGATGTGACACAGCCCCTGCCCGACGCCGCCGTGACGCTCCGGCTATACTATGACAAGGCCGCTACTGGCGTACCCATGGTCATGGTGGGCTGCGACCAGACCGCGCAGGCCGACTTCCAATACCTTGAATTCAAACGCACCACCGATGCGAACGGCTTCTTCGATTTCTCCAACATCTTGGTGAAGGGAACAACGGACGGCATGTTCTTCCTTGGTCCGCACGCGAGCATCACGGTGAGCAAGCCCGGCTATCACCCCATGGTGAGGCCCTTGCCGAGCGGTTCCGGTGAAGAGGGTTTCCAGCCGAAGCAATTCAACAACAGCGATCCGGCGCACCCGAAGGTGGACCTGAAGATGGGCCTGCAATGGGACATGACCAGCGGCATCCTGCTTGAGCCTTACGGACTGGTGATGGGCACCATCCAGGATGAGGATGGCAAGCCCGTGCGCTGCGATGTGCAAGTGGGCGATGGTCCATGGGGCCGATCGGAGGCCGTGATGCAGCCGGCCGCGCCCTCCGGAAATAGTGGTGGCGGCCAATGGGTCCCATCGGGGGTTGTGCAGGTCCCGGGCGGAACATCCGGCAGTGGCGTCCAGCAGGTCGCCGGGCCGTGGATGATCCAGCTTCCGACAGGCACGACCGGTGGCGGTGGTGGCCAGAACCAGCAGCCGGATTACACGCAGTTCCCTACCGGAGCCACCGGTGCGATCGGTACCACCGTCTATGCATCGTTCAGCGTCGTTGAACAGTTCAAGGTGCCCGGCCCGTCCGGTGTGCGATTGATCCATGTACTCCCCCTGAGCGACCAATACTTCCCTATCACCACGATGCGCTACGTACCGGTCAATGCGGGTACTGAACCCAGCGATATCGGTGTTTTCACGGTGAAGGAGAAGCGGCATCGCCTGCGGGTGGTGCTCAGCTCCTTCGACGGACCCGTGGCGGGTGCCGTGGTGCGCCTGGATGAGCGCCAACGGATCTCGGATCAAGCGGGAGTGGTTTATTTCGAATTCCTCTCGCCCGAATCCGAGTTCCGGCTGAAGGTGGACCCGCCCGGTGATATGATGCCGGTGGAGCGCATCATCACGAACCCCGTCTCGCCGGAACCGATTACGCTTTATCAAACGATCGAGACGGGCACCAAACTGGCCGGCCGGGTTGAAAGCATCCCCGGCAATACGAAGGTGCCCGGCGCACGCGTATGGGTGGAGATCGGTGCGGACCAATACGGGCCGCAGATGAACCAGACCACGGCGGATGAGAATGGCGAGTTCATCCTTTCCGGTGTGCCCATGGGCCCCTTCACGGTGTATGCCGCGAAGTCTGATGCGCAGATCAGTTACATCGGCACTTCCCAAGCCATCACCTACGCCATGATGCCCGGCCCGCCGCCGGACTTCAAGATGATCCCTCAACTTCCG
Coding sequences:
- a CDS encoding response regulator transcription factor, yielding MGHTAIIADDEKHSRETLRMELEQHCPEVSIVALCSSGPEAIEAVKQHAPDLIFLDVQMPRMDGFQVLEKLGDIKGQVIFVTAFDQYAIRAFRFSAVDYLLKPVQPSELKQAVQRSLLRGDIAAGKQMRLLMHNMGTEGARHPRIALPTGDGVEFFSVEDIVRCEADSNYTHVHVKDGRKLLLSRTLKDLDDMLTPHGFFRCHQSHLINPLHLTKYMRSDGGYLVMGDGTSVPLAKSKRDAFHAKFQV